A window of Chryseobacterium aquaeductus genomic DNA:
ATTTCTCAATAAAATTTGCATAACCATCCGTATCCTTATACCCATTGCTCACATAGATGTTGTCACCTACAATAGCACTGCTTATCGCTCCTCTTCTCGTAGACATATCCGCAAGATGTTTAAAATTTAGGGTTTGTGCACTGGCTAAACAAAAACCGAAAAGTGAAAGGAGGAATAATTTCGTTTTCAATGACATTGAGGTTTGGTTTAATTGATTTTCTGTTTAGAAAAATATGTTTTAAATATAGGGAAAAGTCACGGATTGGAAATATAGCACGTTCAATTTGTTCTGTAATGGAAAAACCGGTCTTAAAAATATATCTTCTGTATTGTAACCTTATCGACAAGTCAATATGATTCTGCCACGAATCAATAAGACTGGAATTCCATGCAAAAAGGGTGGAATTTGAACCTAAAAGGGTGGTTTTCCAGCCTAAAAGGTTCAACAACCAAGCAATTAGGGTGGATTTCGAGGCAAAAAGGCTGGAATTTGAACCTAAAAGGGTGGTTTTCCAGCCTAAAAGGTTCAACCATCAAGCAAATAGAGTGGATTTCGAGGCAAAAAGGGTGGTTTTTAATTTACAGATTATATTGAAAAGCAAAAACCGCTCGGATAGGAGCGGTTTTTATGTTTGTGGGTACGAGCGGGACGTAAGCTGTGGATGGATAATAGCTAAATTTTTTGAATATTATTTAATGCAACATTTACAAAATGTGGATTTGTTGCAAATAATGTTCTTTTACGATTACTCCAGTTTTCAATCTTATTAATAATTTGTTGTGAATCATCAATTTTATCCGTTTCTCTAATAAAGTCAACCGTAGATAAAAGCTCGAGCCCAAAATTAGAATAAAATCCGTTTAAGAAATTCTTTGTTTTATTAGTAATTTCTAAATGATTTTTATTTTCTGGTCTATTTAAGTATTCATTGACATCGTTTTCAGAGTCCAATATAATTCCTATTTCTTCAAATGGTTTCTTATCTTTTGAACTATAACCAGTAATATAGCTACCATTCAAATAATATAAAACATGTTTTATTTTTCCAGAGTAAGGACCATAAAAATTTTGTTTAAACTCGAGTTTAAAATCTTTTGCGCCAAATTTTTGTAAAAAATAAGCAACCTTTTCTGCAGAAAATTCCGATATAAACTCTCCATTTTTGACAAGTTCAAATAATATTGAAAGAAGCATTGCTCTTGCTGGAGTTAGGGTAACCCTCTCTTTCTTTAATACTTCTTTTATAGTTGCATTAGGTTCGTAGATGAAAATATTACAATCTATATTTTGTAAATGGTTGACAAGTATTTCTTTGACTTTATGCCACTCCAATCCTCCATTTCCAGCCCCTAAGGGTGGAATTGCTATTGATTTAATATTTTTAATTGAAATTATCTCAATTAAATGTTTTAAACCTAACTCTAAGTAAGAATATTCAGATGGTTTTCTCCAAGAAGTTTTTGTTGGAAAATTTATAATAGTTTTCTTCCCATTTAAAAGTGTGTCTTCCTCAAAAACTAACAGC
This region includes:
- the darG gene encoding type II toxin-antitoxin system antitoxin DNA ADP-ribosyl glycohydrolase DarG, with product MIQFKIGNLLESDSEALVNTVNTDGVMGKGIALQFKNQFPNNYKEYVKACKNGDISIGKLLVFEEDTLLNGKKTIINFPTKTSWRKPSEYSYLELGLKHLIEIISIKNIKSIAIPPLGAGNGGLEWHKVKEILVNHLQNIDCNIFIYEPNATIKEVLKKERVTLTPARAMLLSILFELVKNGEFISEFSAEKVAYFLQKFGAKDFKLEFKQNFYGPYSGKIKHVLYYLNGSYITGYSSKDKKPFEEIGIILDSENDVNEYLNRPENKNHLEITNKTKNFLNGFYSNFGLELLSTVDFIRETDKIDDSQQIINKIENWSNRKRTLFATNPHFVNVALNNIQKI